In Arachis hypogaea cultivar Tifrunner chromosome 17, arahy.Tifrunner.gnm2.J5K5, whole genome shotgun sequence, a single window of DNA contains:
- the LOC112765040 gene encoding uncharacterized protein isoform X1 → MFGVVFPNRSFPIDISTFAQIDTFHWVLDMNTFVGEAYDQIREVCIFLLNGFTLPPDKALAVYVQSPGSPFVFCGAVTLARPSAVISLPWPEPGGGGQLQLTAADAQPLSAKIGVSVEDAAALPSLDVAGEQRIERVALKVGENLFNFMQSFCGVDGSKLVVPMDILDRWFKKFQERAKRDPEYLKGFALGIDC, encoded by the exons ATGTTCGGAGTAGTTTTCCCAAACCGCAGCTTCCCCATAGACATCTCCACCTTCGCCCAAATCGATACCTTCCATTGGGTTCTCGACATGAACACTTTCGTCG GTGAGGCGTACGATCAAATTCGCGAGGTTTGCATCTTCCTTCTCAACGGCTTTACCCTTCCTCCGGACAAGGCGCTCGCCGTCTACGTCCAGTCGCCGGGATCACCGTTCGTCTTCTGCGGCGCCGTCACGCTTGCTCGCCCCTCCGCCGTGATCTCGTTGCCGTGGCCGGAGCCCGGGGGCGGCGGCCAGCTGCAATTGACGGCGGCGGACGCGCAGCCTCTGTCGGCGAAGATTGGTGTTTCGGTGGAGGACGCGGCGGCGCTGCCGTCGCTGGACGTCGCCGGCGAGCAGCGGATCGAGCGCGTGGCGTTGAAGGTAGGGGAGAATCTATTCAACTTCATGCAGAGTTTTTGCGGTGTTGATGGTTCGAAGCTTGTGGTGCCGATGGATATTTTGGATCGGTGGTTCAAGAAGTTTCAGGAGAGGGCCAAGCGTGACCCTGAGTACTTGAAGGGTTTCGCTTT AGGCATAGACTGTTAA
- the LOC112765040 gene encoding uncharacterized protein isoform X2 produces the protein MFGVVFPNRSFPIDISTFAQIDTFHWVLDMNTFVGEAYDQIREVCIFLLNGFTLPPDKALAVYVQSPGSPFVFCGAVTLARPSAVISLPWPEPGGGGQLQLTAADAQPLSAKIGVSVEDAAALPSLDVAGEQRIERVALKVGENLFNFMQSFCGVDGSKLVVPMDILDRWFKKFQERAKRDPEYLKGFAL, from the exons ATGTTCGGAGTAGTTTTCCCAAACCGCAGCTTCCCCATAGACATCTCCACCTTCGCCCAAATCGATACCTTCCATTGGGTTCTCGACATGAACACTTTCGTCG GTGAGGCGTACGATCAAATTCGCGAGGTTTGCATCTTCCTTCTCAACGGCTTTACCCTTCCTCCGGACAAGGCGCTCGCCGTCTACGTCCAGTCGCCGGGATCACCGTTCGTCTTCTGCGGCGCCGTCACGCTTGCTCGCCCCTCCGCCGTGATCTCGTTGCCGTGGCCGGAGCCCGGGGGCGGCGGCCAGCTGCAATTGACGGCGGCGGACGCGCAGCCTCTGTCGGCGAAGATTGGTGTTTCGGTGGAGGACGCGGCGGCGCTGCCGTCGCTGGACGTCGCCGGCGAGCAGCGGATCGAGCGCGTGGCGTTGAAGGTAGGGGAGAATCTATTCAACTTCATGCAGAGTTTTTGCGGTGTTGATGGTTCGAAGCTTGTGGTGCCGATGGATATTTTGGATCGGTGGTTCAAGAAGTTTCAGGAGAGGGCCAAGCGTGACCCTGAGTACTTGAAGGGTTTCGCTTTGTAA